Proteins found in one Streptomyces sp. CB09001 genomic segment:
- a CDS encoding S-adenosylmethionine:tRNA ribosyltransferase-isomerase, with protein sequence MSSLTVRVPEELSARVPVEQRGPGIDRDGVRLLVSRGTEVSHHGFAELPGLLRAGDLLVVNTSPTLAAAVDGRVGHARVVVHFSTRGDDGRWAVELREPDGRGTTRARAEAAEAADGPRARAQGVGARGCGGPAGTKVRLPGGARLVLEEPLSARGDRLWWARVSGVEVPALLREHGRPIRYSYTDRDQPLSVYQTVFALPYADGTGSAEMPSAARPFTARLVAELVSRGVQFAPVTLHTGVASAESHEPPYPERFAVPEASARLINAVRAGDGRVVAVGTTAVRAVESAAGPDGVVRARAGWTDLVVTPERGVRVVEGLLTGLHEPEASHLLMLEAVAGPAAIDRGYEAAVGGRYLWHEFGDVHLLLP encoded by the coding sequence ATGTCGTCCCTGACGGTGAGGGTCCCGGAGGAGCTGTCGGCCCGGGTGCCGGTCGAGCAGCGGGGGCCGGGGATCGACCGGGACGGTGTGCGGCTGCTGGTGTCGCGCGGCACCGAGGTGTCGCACCACGGGTTCGCGGAGCTGCCGGGGCTGCTGCGGGCCGGTGATCTGCTGGTGGTGAACACGTCGCCCACGCTGGCCGCCGCGGTGGACGGCAGGGTCGGGCACGCGCGCGTGGTGGTGCATTTCTCCACGCGCGGGGACGACGGCCGGTGGGCGGTGGAGCTGCGGGAACCGGACGGGCGGGGCACCACGCGCGCGCGTGCGGAAGCGGCGGAAGCGGCGGACGGCCCGCGCGCGCGTGCGCAGGGAGTGGGGGCACGCGGGTGCGGTGGTCCGGCGGGGACGAAGGTGCGGCTGCCGGGTGGTGCGCGGCTGGTGCTGGAGGAGCCGCTGAGTGCGCGCGGCGACCGGCTGTGGTGGGCGCGGGTGTCGGGGGTGGAGGTGCCCGCGCTGCTTCGGGAGCACGGGCGGCCCATTCGGTACTCCTATACGGACCGGGACCAGCCGCTGTCCGTCTACCAGACGGTGTTCGCGCTGCCGTACGCGGACGGGACGGGCAGTGCGGAGATGCCGAGCGCGGCGCGGCCCTTCACGGCGCGGCTGGTGGCGGAGCTGGTGAGCCGTGGGGTGCAGTTCGCGCCGGTGACGCTGCACACGGGGGTGGCCTCGGCCGAGTCGCACGAGCCGCCCTACCCGGAGCGGTTCGCCGTGCCGGAGGCGTCGGCGCGGCTGATCAACGCCGTGCGCGCCGGTGACGGGCGGGTGGTGGCGGTGGGGACGACGGCCGTGCGGGCGGTGGAGTCGGCGGCCGGCCCCGACGGGGTCGTACGGGCGCGGGCCGGGTGGACCGATCTGGTCGTGACCCCGGAGCGTGGGGTGCGGGTGGTGGAGGGCCTGCTCACGGGGCTGCACGAGCCCGAGGCCTCGCATCTGCTGATGCTGGAGGCGGTGGCGGGGCCGGCGGCGATCGACCGTGGGTACGAGGCGGCGGTGGGCGGGCGCTACCTGTGGCACGAGTTCGGGGACGTCCATCTCCTCCTGCCGTAG